From a single Loigolactobacillus coryniformis subsp. coryniformis KCTC 3167 = DSM 20001 genomic region:
- a CDS encoding DUF2922 domain-containing protein translates to MKQLDMEFKNEIGKTKHMRLNYASQTLDETTIKTAMQTIADLKMFELEAVNPYATPIKAQYIERTVTPIFGGETESEPKAKIAE, encoded by the coding sequence ATGAAACAACTTGATATGGAGTTCAAGAACGAAATCGGCAAAACGAAACATATGCGCCTGAACTACGCTTCCCAGACCCTGGACGAAACTACGATCAAAACAGCGATGCAAACGATCGCCGATTTGAAGATGTTTGAGTTGGAAGCGGTTAATCCGTACGCAACGCCAATCAAGGCGCAGTACATTGAACGGACAGTGACACCAATTTTTGGCGGTGAAACTGAATCTGAACCAAAAGCTAAGATTGCCGAATAA
- a CDS encoding sigma-70 family RNA polymerase sigma factor encodes MTNQLINTAFNAALNDKKLIGGALKHCHITRQRSDYDDFFQECLLAYVDAYCQYEQLPAPQISRNNYLYTKLCQRIYDHWRKNQCYHKYFGNEATVEPTTNADLINHLILEDLVAELSIVENQIFNHLYLQNDSVTETCRQLKISRSALYRRRAKLFKKIHHFI; translated from the coding sequence ATGACAAATCAATTGATCAATACGGCATTTAACGCCGCACTCAACGATAAAAAACTAATCGGCGGTGCGCTGAAACACTGCCACATCACCCGCCAACGCTCAGATTACGATGATTTTTTTCAAGAATGCCTGCTAGCTTACGTCGATGCCTACTGCCAATACGAACAGTTGCCGGCGCCGCAGATCAGCCGCAATAACTATCTCTATACCAAGCTGTGCCAACGGATCTATGATCACTGGCGCAAAAATCAATGCTATCACAAATATTTCGGCAACGAGGCCACCGTTGAACCAACGACTAACGCCGACTTGATCAACCATCTGATCTTAGAAGACCTCGTTGCTGAACTGTCGATCGTCGAAAACCAAATCTTCAACCACCTGTATCTACAAAATGATTCCGTGACTGAAACTTGCCGGCAATTAAAAATCAGTCGCAGCGCCCTCTATCGTCGCCGGGCCAAACTTTTTAAGAAAATTCACCACTTTATTTGA
- a CDS encoding DnaB-like helicase C-terminal domain-containing protein: MTLDTNVVHYLLQHPAAIKTVTIAPEWFSGKSCREFVEFMVTDPGPFQSFVDVQRRFQAAYPLAFEEADWQTFAQPCDNEQIFRDSVQAQHFWYEQGNTQMAAQAYFATPNAENLAALQAQSRLLLGLNEPPTPTQPITEHGATLAAELAQPQPLGIKTFANVDRVFNGGLRGGMLWTIGARPGVGKSAFALNLIEQAIKYTPNLTVDLFSLEMTAQDNYQRIVACETGVAAGKFTNPYQMSAAEKEKVRAGIEQLNRQQLYLHDKLLILPQIIKTIRAHAAKAAAGEYLAVIDYLQIISLERLAARTDRRLEIETITRELKLLTNEMGIPIILFSQLNRELEKRVDRTPQLADLRESGSIEQDSNTVSFLYPISNDEEHKAVRHLNLIFRKNRSGCLTELAFTFTPGQMRFTPQLVLDTPVAAGNGTVNMQQDVVPPTMRRN; this comes from the coding sequence GTGACCTTGGATACTAATGTGGTCCATTATTTATTGCAACATCCGGCGGCGATCAAAACAGTGACGATCGCGCCGGAATGGTTCAGTGGCAAGAGCTGCCGTGAGTTTGTCGAATTTATGGTGACTGATCCGGGACCGTTTCAGAGTTTTGTGGATGTGCAGCGGCGCTTTCAGGCGGCGTACCCGCTGGCGTTTGAAGAGGCTGATTGGCAGACGTTTGCCCAACCTTGTGACAACGAGCAAATTTTTCGTGACAGCGTGCAGGCGCAGCATTTTTGGTACGAACAGGGCAACACGCAAATGGCGGCCCAAGCCTATTTTGCCACGCCGAACGCGGAAAATTTGGCGGCGTTGCAGGCGCAAAGTCGCTTGTTGCTGGGCTTAAACGAACCGCCGACACCAACGCAACCGATCACTGAACACGGGGCGACGTTAGCGGCGGAACTGGCACAGCCACAGCCGTTGGGCATCAAAACTTTCGCCAATGTCGATCGCGTGTTCAACGGCGGCTTGCGCGGCGGGATGTTGTGGACGATCGGCGCCCGCCCCGGTGTCGGTAAATCGGCCTTTGCGCTGAATCTGATCGAACAGGCGATCAAGTACACACCGAATCTGACGGTGGATCTGTTTTCGCTGGAAATGACCGCCCAGGATAACTACCAGCGGATCGTCGCCTGCGAAACTGGCGTGGCGGCTGGCAAGTTCACTAACCCGTACCAAATGAGTGCCGCTGAGAAAGAAAAAGTCCGTGCCGGCATCGAACAGTTGAATCGACAACAGTTGTATTTACATGATAAATTGCTGATTTTGCCGCAGATCATCAAGACGATCCGCGCCCACGCCGCCAAAGCTGCCGCCGGCGAATATTTAGCGGTGATCGATTATTTGCAAATTATCAGTTTAGAACGACTGGCGGCGCGCACCGATCGGCGGCTGGAGATCGAAACGATCACCCGCGAGTTAAAGTTGTTGACCAACGAAATGGGCATCCCGATCATTTTATTCTCGCAATTAAACCGCGAGCTGGAAAAACGCGTTGACCGCACGCCGCAACTAGCCGACCTGCGCGAGTCCGGCAGTATCGAGCAAGATTCCAATACGGTCAGTTTTCTTTATCCAATCAGCAATGACGAAGAACACAAGGCAGTCCGCCACCTAAACTTAATTTTCCGCAAAAACCGTTCTGGCTGCCTGACCGAGTTGGCCTTTACCTTTACCCCAGGGCAAATGCGCTTTACGCCGCAGTTGGTGCTGGATACGCCGGTGGCAGCGGGCAACGGGACGGTAAATATGCAGCAAGATGTGGTGCCGCCAACAATGCGGCGCAATTAA
- a CDS encoding restriction endonuclease FokI C-terminal domain-containing protein: MGAHEFGWIQNPSNFGKLKRTVQILVRDSPYYTYLLDTGLDYIEDSVQRNALRNRLTRPEIQITYNQMKGKAVFPKNYTGVKDRKHQVAFGLAQLSGGDNKKEKAWTDEWTAEGFLNWALTLHFFEVSEDTDLLSITELGKRFAQQPDGTWKNGKEKTYILSAEEKAFLVPVVMAYPPAVRFLYLLNNVKSDNQDTTVLLSKFKIGHELGFSGEPGFTSFEESEWFEYLHDTPQNKKGDVRSDVEGSADKWARTISRWLIALDLIKSRKLVRVVDGDEEYTPHAYQINGMRGRRALKLAKGFSRHHAIEKYVSWHMLATKVTNKNYVKIRRAYTLKGMQQITKISALSEYLKERGLFDGMGVLQADIQGLIRFGLNIDRDGGNIYFRDSVNNFEVPSVNMTPVLKDAALQKTKNTLLNELTEIDPADIEVIEMSWKKATTRSQNTLEATLFEVKVVEIFKKYFELNGEHLGGQNRPDGAVYYNSTYGIILDTKAYSNGYNIPVDQQREMVDYITDVIDKNQNVTPNRWWEAFPATLLKNNIYYLWVAGGFTGKYLDQLTRTHNQTNMDGGAMTTEVLLRLANKVSSGNLKTTDIPKLMTNKLILS; encoded by the coding sequence ATGGGCGCACATGAATTTGGATGGATTCAGAATCCATCCAATTTTGGTAAATTAAAAAGAACTGTTCAAATATTGGTGAGAGATTCACCTTATTATACGTACTTATTAGATACAGGATTAGACTATATTGAAGATAGTGTGCAGAGAAATGCTTTAAGGAATAGGCTTACACGGCCTGAGATTCAGATAACTTATAACCAAATGAAAGGTAAGGCTGTTTTTCCAAAGAATTATACGGGAGTAAAGGACAGAAAGCATCAAGTAGCATTTGGTTTAGCTCAATTGTCAGGTGGTGATAATAAGAAAGAAAAGGCATGGACAGATGAATGGACGGCAGAAGGATTCTTGAATTGGGCGTTGACATTACATTTCTTTGAAGTAAGTGAAGATACTGATTTATTAAGCATTACAGAGCTAGGCAAGAGATTTGCACAACAACCAGATGGAACTTGGAAGAATGGTAAGGAGAAAACATACATTTTAAGCGCTGAAGAAAAAGCATTTCTAGTTCCCGTAGTTATGGCTTATCCACCAGCCGTACGGTTCTTATATTTGTTAAATAATGTAAAATCAGATAATCAAGACACTACTGTTTTGTTATCGAAATTTAAAATTGGTCATGAGTTAGGATTTTCTGGGGAACCAGGTTTTACTTCTTTTGAGGAATCCGAATGGTTTGAATATTTACATGATACACCACAAAATAAAAAGGGCGATGTTCGTAGTGATGTAGAAGGGTCTGCAGATAAATGGGCACGAACTATTTCTAGATGGTTAATTGCTCTTGATCTGATCAAGTCACGTAAATTAGTTCGAGTAGTCGATGGTGATGAAGAATATACACCGCATGCTTATCAAATTAATGGTATGAGGGGTCGGCGAGCTTTGAAGCTGGCCAAGGGTTTTTCTCGCCACCATGCTATAGAGAAGTACGTTTCCTGGCATATGTTGGCAACTAAGGTCACTAATAAAAATTATGTAAAAATTCGTCGTGCATACACGCTTAAAGGGATGCAGCAAATTACAAAGATATCGGCGTTAAGTGAATATCTTAAAGAACGCGGATTATTTGACGGTATGGGTGTTCTACAAGCTGATATTCAAGGATTAATTCGATTTGGTCTAAACATTGATAGAGATGGTGGGAATATCTATTTTAGAGATAGCGTTAATAATTTTGAAGTACCAAGTGTTAATATGACACCGGTACTAAAGGATGCCGCCTTACAAAAAACTAAAAATACGCTACTCAATGAACTTACAGAAATTGATCCTGCCGATATAGAAGTTATTGAAATGTCGTGGAAAAAGGCAACTACACGTTCTCAAAACACCCTTGAAGCTACTTTGTTTGAAGTAAAAGTAGTTGAAATTTTTAAAAAGTACTTTGAATTGAATGGAGAACATCTTGGCGGACAAAATAGGCCAGATGGAGCAGTTTATTATAACTCTACTTATGGAATTATTCTGGATACGAAAGCTTATTCGAATGGTTATAACATCCCAGTGGATCAACAACGTGAAATGGTTGATTATATTACAGATGTGATTGATAAAAACCAGAATGTAACACCAAACCGCTGGTGGGAGGCCTTTCCAGCGACGCTGTTAAAAAATAATATATATTATTTATGGGTAGCAGGTGGCTTTACAGGTAAGTATCTGGATCAATTAACTCGCACGCATAACCAAACAAATATGGATGGCGGTGCGATGACAACTGAGGTATTATTGCGTTTAGCCAATAAAGTATCATCCGGGAATTTAAAAACAACAGATATTCCGAAATTGATGACAAATAAGCTGATTTTAAGTTAG
- a CDS encoding Dam family site-specific DNA-(adenine-N6)-methyltransferase codes for MRFIGSKAHLLKKIDEILLPNLTGKEKTFVDLFAGSNSVAQYYKRRYAVTSNDLLAFSNCIAKGTIELNTTPTFGTLRGVGITDPLKYLQSTDLSKYDGDFITKEYSPAGPDGRMYFTIENAKRIDFIRNTIDKWHTNSLINEQEFYYILSILLQAVPFVSNITGTYGAYLKHWDKRSFKKIELIPTPIINNHHKNKALNMDAVILSKQISGDILYIDTPYNNRQYAPNYHILETIALNDHPTVHGVTGQRDNREKRSDFAMKSRAKQAMIKLLTNLNFSHVVVSYSTDGIIPEDELKQLITDIALDGHVIEKRIPYRKYKSKIINPDDELYELLFYFQPAHALLKKKRAIVKSTNIQTSLFKDTATISTVPSSGFIKSPLNYIGGKYKLLPQLFQYLPKHADKFIDLFSGGGNVGINVNADTVFFNDLNSKINELFRYFQGQDPNTLITKIQKRITDYDLSKTNEKNFLKFRADYNAHQNPLDLYVLAAYSFNYQFRFNNSMEYNNPFGRNRSHFSESMANHLIRFVSKLNILDAHFTDYYFTDFDMSTLTKKSFVYADPPYLITTGSYNDGNRGFKNWTSTQEKELYQLLDDINDRGIHFALSNVTDHKGKSNDILKEWIKKYHVHVLNYNYKNSSHNTTALDSREILVTNY; via the coding sequence ATGAGATTTATCGGAAGCAAAGCCCATCTACTAAAAAAAATAGATGAAATATTATTACCAAATTTAACAGGAAAAGAAAAAACGTTTGTGGATTTATTTGCTGGTTCAAATAGTGTTGCACAATATTATAAAAGAAGATACGCAGTAACTAGTAATGATCTTTTAGCATTTTCAAATTGTATTGCTAAAGGAACAATTGAACTTAATACAACCCCTACTTTTGGCACCCTTAGAGGAGTTGGAATTACTGATCCCTTAAAGTATTTACAATCTACAGACCTAAGCAAATATGATGGTGACTTTATAACAAAAGAATACTCTCCTGCTGGACCAGATGGACGTATGTATTTCACTATTGAAAATGCCAAACGTATTGACTTTATCAGAAATACCATTGATAAATGGCACACAAATAGCTTGATCAACGAGCAGGAATTCTACTATATATTAAGCATCTTACTACAGGCAGTTCCATTTGTGTCAAACATAACCGGAACATACGGTGCCTATTTAAAACATTGGGATAAACGATCCTTTAAAAAAATTGAGTTAATTCCTACGCCAATAATTAATAATCACCACAAAAATAAAGCACTTAATATGGACGCAGTCATATTGAGTAAACAAATAAGTGGCGATATTTTATATATTGACACGCCATATAATAATCGTCAATATGCACCAAATTACCATATTTTAGAAACAATCGCACTAAACGACCATCCTACTGTACACGGTGTAACCGGACAACGTGACAATCGGGAAAAGCGTTCTGATTTTGCAATGAAATCACGTGCAAAACAAGCAATGATAAAATTACTAACCAATTTAAATTTTTCTCACGTTGTGGTCAGTTATTCAACTGATGGTATCATCCCTGAAGATGAGTTAAAACAACTTATTACAGACATTGCATTAGATGGACATGTGATTGAAAAGCGAATTCCTTATCGGAAATATAAATCTAAAATAATCAACCCTGATGATGAACTGTATGAACTACTTTTTTATTTTCAACCAGCACATGCCCTACTAAAGAAAAAAAGGGCTATTGTAAAATCAACCAATATACAAACCAGCCTATTTAAAGATACCGCAACCATTAGTACAGTACCTAGTAGTGGATTCATTAAAAGTCCGTTAAACTATATTGGTGGAAAATACAAACTACTGCCACAACTATTTCAATATCTACCTAAACACGCGGATAAGTTTATTGATCTTTTTAGCGGTGGTGGGAATGTCGGCATTAACGTCAATGCCGACACAGTTTTTTTCAATGATTTAAATAGTAAAATTAATGAGCTTTTTCGGTATTTTCAAGGTCAAGACCCAAATACTTTAATCACAAAAATACAAAAACGTATAACTGATTATGATCTATCTAAAACGAATGAAAAAAATTTTTTGAAATTTCGTGCTGATTATAATGCACATCAAAATCCATTAGACCTATATGTACTTGCGGCTTATAGCTTTAACTATCAATTCCGCTTTAATAACAGCATGGAATATAATAATCCATTTGGTCGAAATCGTAGTCATTTTTCAGAAAGCATGGCAAATCACTTGATCCGATTCGTATCCAAACTAAATATTCTTGATGCACATTTCACGGATTATTACTTTACGGACTTTGACATGAGTACTCTTACAAAGAAGTCGTTTGTTTATGCTGATCCGCCATATTTAATTACTACAGGTTCATACAATGATGGCAATCGTGGATTTAAAAATTGGACATCCACGCAAGAAAAAGAACTATATCAATTATTAGACGACATTAATGATCGCGGTATACATTTTGCATTAAGCAACGTTACTGATCATAAAGGTAAATCAAATGATATTTTGAAAGAATGGATTAAAAAATATCACGTACACGTTCTAAATTATAATTACAAAAATTCATCACACAATACCACAGCACTTGATAGTCGTGAAATACTAGTTACAAATTATTAA
- a CDS encoding 5-methylcytosine restriction system specificity protein McrC: MVLRIKDNTTYAKDTFTTVQSVTKKIADQTLGQLEREGIFVFPETITSAADITNEQMVLRSKNNCYCTCNVMGFLGYGQEHLIIESRFSTGRRDNFFQYLLEKVLALPNVVNLNTNASQEYHLFDWSALLLPYFLKKAMRKGVFKTYVRHQYNDNHVKGVIDVARHVRTNTPFIGKVAYNQREFAYDNQLTELIRHTIEFIKAKPYGQRLLRSVKMEVGAIIAATNKYEFYARTKVIAINKKNPVRHAYYHEYGMLQKLCLMILQHDKYQIGLGVHQVQGILFDGAWLWEEYVNLLIGDSFHHPRNKGGEGAQELFNKDDGGQIGLIYPDFISQNSTSRVIADTKYKPQNNIGNKDYLQVLAYMFRFDAKKGFYLYPESSETNDLKLFLNSGSTYDDNVVARSDILLIKCGLKIPYDIEDYGEFKMAMTQNEAIFKQTILN, from the coding sequence ATGGTATTGAGAATTAAAGATAATACGACCTATGCAAAAGACACTTTTACGACTGTGCAGTCAGTGACAAAGAAAATTGCTGATCAAACATTAGGACAACTAGAACGAGAAGGTATCTTCGTATTTCCAGAAACAATTACATCCGCTGCCGATATCACTAATGAACAGATGGTGCTAAGAAGTAAGAATAATTGTTACTGCACCTGTAATGTAATGGGGTTCCTTGGTTATGGTCAGGAACATTTAATAATCGAATCACGCTTTTCAACTGGTAGACGAGATAATTTTTTTCAGTATCTACTTGAAAAGGTGCTTGCTCTGCCTAATGTGGTCAATCTAAATACGAATGCCAGTCAGGAGTACCACTTATTTGATTGGTCAGCACTTTTGTTGCCGTATTTTTTGAAAAAGGCGATGCGTAAAGGTGTTTTTAAAACTTATGTACGACACCAATATAATGATAATCATGTTAAAGGCGTTATCGACGTTGCTCGCCATGTTAGAACGAATACACCATTTATAGGTAAAGTTGCCTATAATCAAAGGGAATTTGCGTATGATAATCAGTTAACTGAATTGATTCGGCACACCATTGAATTTATAAAAGCTAAGCCCTATGGTCAACGGCTGTTACGATCGGTTAAAATGGAAGTTGGGGCAATTATTGCTGCAACGAATAAGTATGAATTCTATGCGCGTACTAAAGTGATTGCTATAAATAAAAAAAATCCGGTGCGTCATGCTTATTATCACGAATATGGTATGCTGCAAAAACTCTGTCTTATGATTTTACAGCATGATAAATACCAAATCGGTTTGGGCGTTCATCAGGTTCAAGGTATTTTGTTTGATGGTGCCTGGTTATGGGAAGAATACGTTAATTTGTTAATCGGCGATTCGTTCCACCATCCACGAAATAAAGGTGGCGAGGGTGCCCAAGAACTATTTAATAAGGATGATGGTGGGCAAATTGGTTTGATCTATCCCGATTTTATTAGCCAAAATTCGACGTCACGGGTTATCGCTGATACGAAATATAAACCCCAGAATAATATTGGTAATAAAGACTACTTGCAAGTTCTAGCTTATATGTTCAGATTTGATGCTAAGAAGGGGTTCTATCTGTATCCAGAAAGTAGCGAGACTAACGATTTGAAGCTGTTCTTGAATAGTGGTTCGACTTATGATGATAATGTCGTGGCGCGTTCTGATATTCTGCTGATTAAATGTGGGCTAAAAATTCCCTATGATATTGAAGATTATGGTGAATTTAAAATGGCCATGACGCAAAATGAGGCAATTTTTAAGCAGACGATTCTGAATTAG
- a CDS encoding restriction endonuclease FokI C-terminal domain-containing protein, which translates to MTITINYYPKKTKRFSIGLGQDVGSLRSMVNMLQVFVINSPIQKKLIKRLSWRMSDQTLHKKYLKILSSSPVRATVKDLSIEYKKLKHTNASPNIRGILQGIMDGQKYARDRNNNLLLDPEGKPYKLSMRSWAIRNFISLAISLGFLNWNRVNGDITLTAFGYQLATAKHFSTEELTNDETKLFTRAFISLPYAVGFMRTLKNTPNGLNKFELGEKFGFAGEEGFVSFGSKIFIDALKEAYRKNDEKLAKTINSNWESTSDKYIRSLASLLGKLNFVHTSKQKIKYKDEEQKDRSFKISIYSLTGLGRQALGYALGLSSHPRSKKNIIWDMLATKGSQQTYIRTVRALILKELSESRYLTAELLATRINNNRINSKRVLNGELVTADEIIDHITGLNGIGLEITSSHRGFILKDKISDFEIPVLATDLPHKDNVIKQQDELRPMLKHVNHKYLQLVELAFESSRNSEYSQFETLTMELVLKYLDFSGKSLGGANKPDGIAWDPLGNFLIFDTKAYKHGYTLSNNTDRVARYINDVRDKDIQRISRWWQSIPTYIDVKNKLQFVYISGSFTGHYLRLLNDLRSRTRAKGGLVTVEKLLLTTERYLAEADYTHKELFDDWMDDNIEHEEYFYSLQDALK; encoded by the coding sequence ATGACTATTACTATAAATTATTATCCTAAAAAAACAAAACGTTTTTCCATCGGTTTAGGGCAAGATGTCGGTAGTTTACGCAGTATGGTAAATATGTTACAAGTATTTGTAATTAATTCCCCTATCCAGAAGAAATTAATTAAGCGTCTTTCTTGGCGTATGAGCGATCAAACTCTGCATAAAAAATATTTAAAAATATTATCATCTAGCCCTGTTCGAGCGACAGTAAAAGATTTAAGCATAGAATATAAAAAACTAAAGCATACTAATGCATCACCAAATATACGTGGAATTCTACAAGGTATTATGGATGGCCAGAAATATGCCAGAGATCGTAACAACAACTTATTATTAGATCCGGAAGGAAAACCTTATAAACTCTCTATGCGTAGTTGGGCAATTCGTAATTTCATATCATTGGCCATTTCACTTGGCTTTTTAAACTGGAATCGAGTTAACGGTGATATTACATTAACAGCTTTTGGCTACCAACTAGCAACAGCAAAACATTTTTCAACAGAAGAATTAACAAACGACGAAACTAAGTTATTTACGCGAGCATTTATTTCGCTTCCTTATGCTGTTGGATTTATGCGTACACTTAAAAATACACCAAATGGATTGAATAAATTCGAACTAGGTGAGAAATTTGGCTTTGCTGGTGAAGAAGGATTCGTCAGTTTTGGCTCAAAAATATTTATAGACGCACTGAAAGAAGCTTATCGTAAAAATGATGAAAAATTGGCTAAGACAATAAATTCTAATTGGGAAAGTACTAGTGATAAATATATTCGGAGTCTTGCCTCTTTATTGGGCAAACTTAACTTTGTCCATACCTCTAAACAAAAAATTAAATATAAAGATGAAGAACAAAAAGACAGATCTTTTAAAATCAGTATATATTCTCTAACCGGGCTTGGAAGACAAGCTCTTGGATACGCTCTAGGACTGTCTAGTCATCCACGTTCAAAAAAAAACATTATATGGGATATGTTAGCTACCAAAGGTAGTCAACAAACGTACATCCGTACAGTCAGGGCCTTAATTCTAAAAGAGTTAAGTGAATCAAGATATCTAACTGCAGAATTATTAGCAACTCGTATTAATAATAATCGTATTAATAGCAAGAGAGTTTTAAACGGTGAGTTAGTAACTGCTGATGAAATTATTGATCACATTACTGGTCTCAATGGCATTGGTTTAGAAATCACAAGTAGCCATCGTGGTTTTATACTTAAAGATAAAATCAGTGATTTTGAAATTCCAGTTTTGGCAACTGACTTGCCACATAAGGACAATGTAATAAAGCAACAAGACGAGTTACGGCCAATGCTCAAACATGTAAATCATAAATATTTACAACTTGTTGAGCTTGCATTCGAATCATCTCGAAATAGTGAATATTCACAGTTTGAAACACTTACTATGGAATTAGTATTAAAATACCTTGACTTTTCAGGTAAGTCATTAGGTGGTGCAAATAAACCGGATGGCATTGCTTGGGATCCTCTCGGTAACTTTTTAATCTTTGATACTAAGGCCTATAAACATGGATATACCTTATCTAACAATACTGATAGGGTTGCACGTTATATTAACGATGTGCGCGATAAAGATATACAAAGAATATCTCGTTGGTGGCAAAGTATTCCAACATATATTGATGTAAAAAATAAATTACAATTCGTATATATTTCTGGCAGCTTTACAGGTCACTATTTACGACTTCTAAATGACTTACGATCTCGTACTAGAGCAAAAGGTGGTTTGGTGACTGTCGAAAAATTACTATTAACGACTGAGCGCTACTTAGCCGAAGCTGATTACACTCATAAAGAACTATTTGACGATTGGATGGATGATAATATTGAACATGAAGAGTATTTTTATTCCCTACAGGATGCACTAAAATAG
- a CDS encoding conserved phage C-terminal domain-containing protein: protein METVIKIPINLFELPEFIKLEQLASNGRQERTAQALWLRLACIAGRAGCAGYVTGTDQPALTNSEYAHLAHITRANYVPQLLALLEKAGLLQRHADDRYQISHWERYAVDDVDPNYCGLVKFYDVDDPQPAPPAPPLTGVTPLALQKYTPAQRAKLVTTTGKILAYLHQQSGKQFSNEPATQILLAGLFDQKVTIKQIKQVIDWKCKDWYETDFWKFVRPQTLFGPKFKQYLLEAPPPAHVQPAAQLTRTQYLRDLYQLSCGDVAMVLRRAADEVVDVTEEEVEAIGRDLGY, encoded by the coding sequence TTGGAAACGGTTATTAAAATACCAATTAACTTATTTGAATTACCTGAATTTATAAAACTAGAACAGTTGGCAAGTAATGGTCGTCAAGAAAGAACTGCACAAGCACTTTGGTTGCGTTTAGCTTGTATTGCTGGCCGTGCGGGTTGTGCTGGCTACGTTACTGGTACTGATCAACCAGCGTTGACTAACAGCGAATATGCACACCTAGCGCATATTACTCGTGCTAACTATGTACCGCAGTTATTGGCGCTACTAGAAAAGGCTGGTTTACTGCAACGACATGCGGATGACCGCTATCAGATCAGCCACTGGGAACGCTATGCAGTTGACGATGTCGATCCTAATTATTGCGGGCTAGTTAAATTTTACGACGTGGATGATCCGCAGCCAGCCCCACCAGCACCGCCATTAACCGGCGTCACGCCACTGGCCCTGCAAAAATACACCCCAGCACAACGCGCTAAATTAGTAACGACCACCGGCAAAATTCTGGCGTACCTGCACCAGCAGTCGGGCAAGCAATTTAGCAACGAGCCGGCAACACAGATTTTATTGGCGGGCTTATTTGATCAAAAAGTGACGATCAAGCAGATCAAACAGGTGATCGATTGGAAGTGCAAGGATTGGTACGAGACTGATTTTTGGAAGTTTGTGCGGCCGCAGACGTTGTTTGGACCGAAGTTTAAGCAGTATTTGTTGGAGGCGCCGCCACCGGCGCACGTGCAGCCGGCAGCTCAGCTGACGCGGACGCAGTATTTGCGTGATCTGTATCAGTTAAGCTGCGGTGATGTGGCAATGGTGTTGCGGCGGGCGGCTGATGAGGTAGTTGACGTGACCGAAGAAGAAGTGGAGGCGATTGGGCGTGACCTTGGATACTAA